One Oscillospiraceae bacterium DNA segment encodes these proteins:
- a CDS encoding DUF2232 domain-containing protein, whose product MKTNSVIKGYLFLAVSFISCLLSCLSPALLFVTAIITISFFVLACPFVHKPFLVIVPVLSVAFSLFSGNNYYITFLIFSIFLTAGLIYFLITKGKSVKEIFFASTVFEAICASLTLLIFIYMRGGSLSANAIIHVFSPLTTPLRAYFDNIIQFYEVLSPEYAGQISEIINQSFTVIEATLQNAIFSIIISFVCYILFFALFISRNLLRLSGFDVSKMGRFNEFSLERSSAVVMIICLFGQMLFENSLGIAFYNLYTVLSTIFIFVGIGVIAFFMNKSNISLLAQRILLFLLVTICILPLGVSSLIGALGVVDVFFGIRKKIANKKKS is encoded by the coding sequence ATGAAAACCAACTCCGTCATTAAAGGTTATCTGTTTTTGGCGGTTTCTTTTATAAGCTGTTTATTAAGCTGTCTCTCCCCCGCTCTTCTATTTGTGACAGCGATTATCACTATCAGCTTTTTTGTTTTAGCTTGTCCTTTTGTTCACAAACCTTTTTTGGTTATTGTCCCTGTTCTCAGTGTCGCTTTCAGTTTATTTTCAGGAAATAATTATTATATAACTTTTCTTATTTTTTCAATTTTCCTCACTGCAGGGCTTATTTATTTTCTTATAACAAAAGGCAAAAGTGTTAAAGAAATATTTTTTGCTTCAACTGTTTTTGAAGCTATCTGCGCTTCTTTAACGTTATTGATTTTTATATATATGAGAGGCGGTTCTCTTTCTGCGAATGCAATAATCCACGTTTTTTCACCGCTGACAACTCCGCTACGTGCATACTTTGACAATATTATACAGTTTTATGAGGTTTTATCTCCTGAATATGCGGGTCAAATTTCTGAAATAATCAATCAAAGCTTTACAGTTATTGAAGCCACTCTTCAAAATGCAATATTTTCTATTATTATTTCCTTTGTTTGTTATATATTGTTTTTTGCTTTATTTATTTCAAGAAACCTTTTGAGACTTTCCGGATTTGATGTCTCTAAAATGGGAAGATTTAACGAGTTTTCTCTCGAAAGAAGCTCTGCTGTTGTTATGATAATATGTCTTTTTGGACAGATGTTATTTGAAAACAGCTTGGGTATTGCTTTTTATAATCTTTATACCGTTTTATCAACTATATTTATTTTTGTGGGAATAGGTGTAATTGCTTTCTTTATGAACAAAAGCAACATTTCCCTGTTAGCTCAAAGAATTTTGCTTTTTTTATTAGTTACAATATGCATTTTACCCTTAGGCGTTTCCTCTTTAATAGGCGCTTTAGGTGTTGTTGATGTCTTTTTCGGCATACGAAAGAAAATAGCTAATAAAAAAAAGTCTTAA